In Candidatus Neomarinimicrobiota bacterium, the following proteins share a genomic window:
- a CDS encoding DUF4097 family beta strand repeat-containing protein: MKNLTYALLVIFILGSPSFGAPDQEDIVIATGTTHNGNVITSNVDITVMDGARVNGEVRTTSGDIYIETNARVRKIKSTSGDIFIDEGVTVDQTIKNTDGSIRIKQNSTIKGNITTETGDIRVDGSMLKKSIKTRHGDIILKQGTYVKNDIRILNRGQGAGLEILDIYLGQEVYVKGNASAHHSNDQVQIQLFGGEVRGNIRRITIIDNPGNEEECGGIAAWNSSTAYTEGDIVSYDDHRWLAAWYTQNQQPGTTGNNGSWQDLGECDYDVDACGGRQLWHQTIIFQKNDETVYDDNIYRAKWYSRGDNPEDSGQWGVWQDRGPCEDDDDD; this comes from the coding sequence ATGAAAAACCTTACTTATGCTCTGTTAGTGATCTTTATTTTAGGTTCACCATCGTTTGGAGCACCGGACCAAGAGGATATTGTCATTGCTACAGGCACAACTCATAATGGGAATGTTATCACGAGCAATGTTGACATCACAGTAATGGATGGTGCTCGGGTTAATGGGGAAGTGCGCACTACCAGTGGTGACATCTACATTGAAACAAATGCACGTGTGAGGAAGATCAAATCTACCAGTGGTGATATTTTTATTGATGAAGGTGTAACTGTTGATCAGACAATTAAAAACACTGATGGTTCTATTCGAATTAAACAAAACTCAACGATTAAGGGTAATATTACTACAGAAACCGGAGATATTCGAGTAGATGGATCGATGCTTAAAAAGAGCATAAAAACCAGGCATGGCGATATCATACTGAAACAAGGCACCTATGTCAAAAACGATATCAGGATTCTAAATCGAGGACAAGGAGCGGGTTTGGAGATTTTGGATATCTATCTGGGGCAAGAAGTGTATGTGAAAGGAAATGCTTCAGCTCATCACTCAAATGATCAAGTTCAAATTCAATTGTTCGGCGGTGAAGTTCGCGGCAATATTCGTCGGATTACTATTATTGATAACCCAGGGAATGAGGAGGAATGCGGAGGAATAGCAGCCTGGAATTCGAGTACGGCCTACACCGAAGGTGATATCGTTAGTTATGATGACCATAGGTGGCTTGCAGCCTGGTATACTCAAAATCAACAACCCGGCACTACAGGAAATAATGGCTCCTGGCAGGATTTAGGTGAGTGTGATTACGATGTTGATGCCTGTGGTGGACGACAGCTTTGGCACCAGACTATAATATTCCAAAAGAATGATGAAACTGTCTATGATGACAATATTTATCGGGCAAAATGGTACTCACGTGGGGATAATCCAGAGGACTCAGGCCAATGGGGTGTTTGGCAAGATCGAGGACCATGTGAAGATGATGATGATGACTAA